In Geobacter anodireducens, a genomic segment contains:
- a CDS encoding metal-binding protein: MRISGHTPLWIAARALLAGRVDDFFDRWRRAAETFDPEDIHDLRVSSRRLREGFLLFAAAYRPESVRRAARGVRKVTRLLGALRNTDEALVFFRRMAVAAAGSAGRHLARIIARHEDLRREQRRQLRRGLRELDPRRTREALARIVASPALFSPPPSGIDPFTTIAAFAADRLRERLDHVLALVPDACREADVEAQHRLRIAVKHYRYRLEILSFLPGDAFAALHAAIKAYQDVLGTMHDLDVFAGIVRHEGLPSADECVILTHIAGERHRQFALFAGLLAETPFEAIGEQVRRAL; the protein is encoded by the coding sequence ATGCGGATCAGCGGTCACACTCCACTCTGGATAGCGGCTCGGGCCCTTCTGGCCGGCCGGGTTGACGATTTCTTCGACCGGTGGCGCAGGGCGGCGGAAACGTTCGACCCGGAGGACATCCATGACCTTCGGGTCTCCTCGCGGCGGCTCCGGGAGGGATTCCTCCTGTTCGCCGCCGCCTACCGCCCCGAATCCGTCCGGCGCGCGGCCCGGGGCGTCAGGAAGGTTACCCGGCTCCTGGGCGCCCTGCGCAACACCGACGAGGCCCTCGTTTTTTTCCGGCGCATGGCGGTGGCGGCTGCCGGGAGCGCCGGCCGCCACCTGGCGCGGATCATCGCGCGGCACGAGGATCTGCGCCGGGAGCAACGGCGGCAGCTCCGGCGGGGACTCCGGGAGTTGGACCCCCGCCGCACCCGCGAGGCCCTGGCCCGTATTGTTGCGAGCCCGGCCCTCTTCTCGCCGCCCCCTTCGGGCATCGACCCCTTCACGACCATTGCCGCTTTTGCCGCCGATCGCCTTCGGGAGCGCCTGGACCACGTGCTTGCCCTGGTGCCCGATGCCTGCCGCGAGGCTGACGTGGAGGCCCAGCACCGCTTGAGGATTGCGGTGAAGCACTACCGCTACCGCCTGGAAATCCTCTCCTTTTTGCCGGGAGACGCTTTCGCCGCCCTCCATGCCGCGATCAAGGCCTACCAGGACGTTCTCGGCACCATGCACGACCTGGACGTCTTTGCCGGCATCGTCCGGCACGAGGGATTGCCATCGGCGGATGAGTGTGTCATCCTGACCCATATCGCGGGGGAACGGCACCGGCAGTTCGCGCTGTTTGCCGGGCTCCTGGCCGAGACCCCCTTCGAAGCCATCGGCGAACAGGTGAGGAGAGCGCTGTGA
- a CDS encoding exopolyphosphatase, which produces MTHNRLAAIDIGTNSIRCIVVEVTRNGKFRVLDDEKATVRLGEGMAASGTISPAAWERAVTALGRMKKIVDGYGVKVVEAVATSAVRRAANGEEFIRTVGEAVGVRVAVISGEEEAELAALSVRNHFDMEGVRYAMVDIGGGSLEIVTALGTHIEDIHSLELGAVVLTERFVRSDPLRQADLDRLRKHVRAALKESLGAERGHLQSLVGSGGTITSIAAMVMAMRGEGYGSVHRYEVLRSEVVHLLAMLSRKDLKARREVPGLNPDRADIITAGVTVVDELMRFFDVNLLRVNERGIREGLIIRALRTHGLIPGMETTLTWRESVLEFARSCHTDEEHALQVARLSLEIFDSLEPVYGMGEGARRILEAAAILHDVGYFINYSSHHKHSYHLIRHADLFGFTPRERELIASAARYHRKALPKKKHESYMRLAEPDRLLVARLGGILRLADGLDRRRNSLVSGLTCSLSDGTFILTLASREEISVELFGGKIKGDLFEEAFRKRLLLVAESALA; this is translated from the coding sequence GTGACCCACAACCGGCTGGCCGCCATCGATATCGGGACCAACTCCATCCGCTGCATCGTGGTGGAGGTGACCAGGAACGGAAAATTCCGCGTTCTGGACGACGAGAAAGCCACCGTGCGCCTGGGCGAGGGGATGGCCGCCAGCGGCACCATCTCGCCGGCTGCCTGGGAGCGTGCCGTGACGGCGCTCGGCCGGATGAAGAAGATCGTGGACGGCTACGGGGTCAAGGTGGTGGAGGCGGTTGCCACCAGCGCCGTGCGCCGTGCCGCCAACGGCGAGGAGTTCATCCGGACCGTGGGGGAGGCGGTCGGGGTCAGGGTGGCGGTGATCAGCGGCGAGGAGGAGGCGGAACTGGCCGCCCTCTCGGTGCGGAACCATTTCGATATGGAAGGGGTCCGCTACGCCATGGTGGACATTGGCGGCGGCAGCCTGGAAATCGTCACGGCGCTCGGGACCCACATCGAGGATATCCACTCCCTGGAGCTGGGGGCCGTGGTCCTGACCGAGCGCTTCGTCCGGAGCGATCCCCTGCGCCAGGCTGACCTGGACAGGCTGCGCAAACACGTGCGCGCGGCGCTGAAGGAGTCGCTGGGCGCCGAGCGGGGACACCTCCAGAGCCTGGTGGGCTCCGGCGGCACCATCACGTCCATCGCCGCCATGGTCATGGCCATGCGGGGGGAGGGCTACGGATCGGTCCACCGTTACGAGGTGCTCCGGTCGGAGGTGGTGCACCTGCTGGCCATGCTCTCCCGCAAGGACCTCAAGGCCCGCCGGGAGGTGCCGGGGCTCAACCCTGACCGGGCCGACATCATCACTGCCGGCGTCACGGTGGTGGACGAGCTCATGAGGTTCTTCGACGTGAACCTCTTGCGGGTGAACGAGCGGGGAATCCGGGAGGGGCTCATCATCAGGGCCCTGCGGACCCATGGCCTGATTCCCGGCATGGAAACTACCCTCACCTGGCGCGAGTCGGTGCTGGAGTTCGCCCGCTCCTGCCACACGGACGAAGAGCATGCCCTCCAGGTGGCGCGGCTTTCCCTGGAGATATTCGATTCCCTGGAGCCGGTCTACGGCATGGGCGAGGGGGCCCGCCGGATCCTGGAAGCGGCGGCCATCCTCCACGACGTGGGCTACTTCATCAACTACTCAAGCCACCACAAGCATTCATACCATTTGATCCGCCACGCGGACCTCTTCGGCTTCACCCCCCGGGAGCGGGAACTGATCGCCTCAGCGGCCCGCTACCACCGCAAGGCCCTTCCCAAGAAGAAGCACGAGTCGTACATGCGCCTGGCGGAGCCGGACCGGCTCCTGGTGGCGCGCCTGGGCGGCATCCTGCGGCTCGCCGACGGCCTCGACCGTCGCCGCAACAGCCTGGTCTCCGGCCTTACCTGTTCCCTTTCCGACGGCACCTTCATCCTTACCCTTGCCAGCCGCGAGGAAATCTCCGTGGAGCTCTTCGGCGGCAAGATCAAGGGAGACCTCTTCGAGGAGGCCTTCAGGAAGCGCCTCCTGCTGGTGGCCGAAAGCGCCCTCGCCTGA
- a CDS encoding polysaccharide deacetylase yields MERPTIAIKVDADTFVGTRDGIPRILDILGRFGVKATFYFSLGPDNTGKAVRRIITRRGFLRTSLRLNAPALLGPRTLLSGLLIPPPIIGNRLADTIRLTARLGHEVGIHGWDHVKWHDLLPWIPKKMIALELGRACALFEEVMGRRARTAAAPGWTVSADSLEIQDSMLLSFCSDCRGRTPFYPVVDGRRFGTLQVPTTLPTLDELLGGGIVAEREAVDRLMGLVGPGLNVHTVQAEIEGKRYAPHLASLLDRLTGTGARFVTLGEAADEAKRATVPVCRLTMEEIPGRPGRVAVQGEEWSEPGPAAGEP; encoded by the coding sequence ATGGAACGGCCCACCATCGCCATCAAGGTCGATGCCGACACCTTCGTGGGGACCCGGGACGGCATCCCGCGCATCCTCGACATCCTCGGCCGCTTCGGGGTCAAGGCGACATTCTACTTTTCCCTGGGTCCCGACAACACCGGCAAGGCGGTGCGCCGCATCATCACCCGGCGGGGATTCCTCCGGACCAGCCTCCGGCTCAACGCACCGGCCCTGCTGGGGCCGCGGACCCTTCTCTCGGGACTGCTGATCCCGCCCCCCATCATCGGCAACCGGCTCGCCGACACCATCCGGCTCACTGCCCGCCTCGGCCATGAGGTGGGCATCCACGGCTGGGACCATGTGAAGTGGCACGACCTTCTTCCCTGGATCCCGAAAAAAATGATCGCCCTGGAACTGGGCCGCGCCTGCGCCCTCTTCGAGGAGGTGATGGGACGGCGGGCCCGGACCGCCGCGGCGCCCGGCTGGACCGTGAGCGCCGACTCCCTTGAAATCCAGGACTCCATGCTCCTGTCCTTCTGCAGCGATTGCCGGGGACGGACCCCCTTCTACCCGGTTGTTGACGGACGGCGGTTCGGCACCCTCCAGGTGCCCACCACCCTGCCGACCCTTGACGAACTGCTGGGCGGGGGGATCGTTGCGGAGCGGGAGGCCGTGGACCGGCTCATGGGCCTGGTGGGGCCGGGGCTCAACGTCCACACGGTGCAGGCCGAAATCGAAGGGAAGCGCTATGCGCCGCACCTGGCGTCGCTGCTGGACCGGCTCACGGGAACCGGCGCCCGCTTCGTCACCCTGGGCGAAGCCGCGGACGAGGCCAAGCGGGCAACCGTGCCCGTCTGCCGGCTCACCATGGAGGAGATCCCGGGCCGTCCCGGGCGGGTGGCGGTTCAGGGCGAGGAATGGAGCGAACCGGGGCCGGCGGCCGGAGAACCGTGA
- a CDS encoding peptidase U32 yields MQIPELLAPAGNLEKLKVAIHYGADAVYLGGARFGLRSQADNFTPATMAEAVAYAHDRGVKVYLTVNSYPDTDELEELDSYLEEVAPIPFDAFIAADPGVIATIRRIVPECTIHLSTQANTTTWRSALFWQQQGISRINLAREMSLEAIRETRRHVSAELEVFAHGALCVAYSGRCLLSAVMTGRHANRGECTHPCRWSYALVEERRPGEYYPVTEDENGTFIFNSRDLCLIRHIPELVEAGADSLKIEGRMKGIHYVASVVRVYREALDRYAADPAGYAFRPEWLEELSKVSHRGYTTGFLLGRPEAADLEYDSRYLRSHDFLAVVDEILTDGTAVLAVRNRIRPGWTMELMGPGMRSDTFTLDTFTDQNGAPLAEAHPNQRIRATLPGAAAPWDLLRRERDD; encoded by the coding sequence ATGCAGATCCCCGAACTCCTGGCCCCGGCCGGGAACCTCGAAAAACTCAAGGTGGCCATCCACTACGGCGCCGACGCCGTCTACCTGGGCGGTGCCCGCTTCGGCCTGCGGAGCCAGGCCGACAACTTCACTCCCGCCACCATGGCCGAGGCCGTGGCCTATGCCCACGACCGGGGGGTGAAGGTCTACCTCACGGTCAACAGCTATCCCGACACCGACGAACTGGAGGAGCTGGACAGCTACCTGGAAGAGGTGGCGCCGATCCCCTTCGACGCCTTCATCGCCGCCGATCCCGGGGTCATCGCCACCATCCGCCGCATCGTCCCGGAATGCACCATCCATCTCTCGACCCAGGCCAATACCACCACCTGGCGCAGCGCTCTCTTCTGGCAGCAGCAGGGCATCAGCCGCATCAACCTGGCCCGGGAGATGTCCCTGGAGGCGATCCGCGAAACCCGCCGCCACGTGTCGGCCGAACTGGAGGTCTTTGCCCACGGCGCCCTCTGCGTGGCCTATTCGGGACGCTGCCTCCTCTCCGCCGTCATGACCGGCCGCCATGCCAACCGGGGGGAGTGCACCCATCCCTGCCGCTGGAGCTACGCCCTGGTGGAGGAACGCCGACCCGGCGAGTATTACCCGGTCACGGAGGATGAAAACGGCACCTTCATCTTCAACTCCCGGGACCTCTGCCTCATCCGCCACATTCCCGAGCTGGTGGAGGCGGGAGCCGACTCCCTCAAGATCGAGGGGAGGATGAAGGGAATTCACTACGTGGCGTCGGTGGTGCGGGTCTATCGGGAGGCGCTGGACCGCTATGCCGCCGACCCCGCCGGGTACGCGTTCCGCCCCGAGTGGCTGGAGGAGCTGTCCAAGGTGAGCCACCGGGGATACACCACCGGCTTCCTCCTGGGCCGCCCCGAGGCGGCGGACCTGGAGTACGACTCCCGCTACCTGCGCAGCCATGACTTTCTCGCCGTGGTGGACGAGATCCTTACCGACGGCACCGCCGTCCTCGCCGTCCGCAACCGCATCCGGCCCGGCTGGACCATGGAGCTGATGGGGCCGGGCATGCGCTCGGACACCTTCACGCTCGACACCTTCACCGACCAGAACGGGGCTCCCCTGGCCGAAGCCCACCCGAACCAGCGGATCCGGGCGACACTCCCCGGTGCGGCCGCCCCCTGGGATCTGCTGCGGCGGGAACGGGACGACTGA